A section of the Lodderomyces beijingensis strain CBS 14171 genome assembly, chromosome: 2 genome encodes:
- a CDS encoding mitochondrial 54S ribosomal protein bL32m: MSLALRSWGLFSLQETVLGAIPRLPSISFRWGASHPSPRACQHHHDHHEDQRLSELQEWLENSNNASNPPFMIDNGAILKAAPKKRSSYMRKRIKLYMPGNKQIKPLFNIVRCPACGAAKRSHFMCMNCFGEIRAFLKRMKRADGVIKDQDLNPQKHLDPVDERIIYPGKYTKHEERLLRKKDWVPQREESPLFSKEHMVKQKRSKSK; this comes from the coding sequence ATGTCATTAGCTCTTCGGTCATGGGGACTCTTCTCGCTCCAAGAGACTGTGCTCGGCGCCATACCGAGACTTCCCTCCATATCATTCCGCTGGGGCGCATCTCACCCCTCGCCCCGAGCctgccaacaccaccatgACCATCATGAAGATCAACGATTATCAGAATTGCAGGAGTGGCTAGagaacagcaacaacgccaGCAATCCTCCATTTATGATCGACAACGGCGCAATCTTGAAAGCCGCCCCCAAGAAACGCTCCTCGTACATGCGCAAGAGAATCAAGTTGTACATGCCCGGCAACAAACAGATCAAGCCGCTCTTTAATATCGTGAGGTGTCCCGCTTGCGGAGCCGCAAAGAGATCGCATTTCATGTGCATGAACTGCTTCGGTGAGATTCGTGCCTTTCTCAAAAGAATGAAGCGGGCCGATGGTGTAATTAAGGACCAGGATTTGAATCCTCAAAAGCATTTGGATCCCGTTGATGAGAGAATCATTTACCCGGGGAAATATACTAAACATGAGGAGAGGTTGTTGAGGAAGAAAGATTGGGTTCCGCAGAGGGAAGAGTCGCCGTTGTTTAGCAAGGAGCATATGGTGAAGCAGAAgaggagcaagagcaaataa